A genome region from Setaria italica strain Yugu1 chromosome III, Setaria_italica_v2.0, whole genome shotgun sequence includes the following:
- the LOC101786017 gene encoding VQ motif-containing protein 25: protein MKHPAKLPSRGAASSSAATSAHRLSHSIAKAPPRKIRIIHVLAPEIIKTEARHFRELVQRLTGKPSPNGSGSAASTEDASSSPPQQDSCDSARDVEGPGAGAAAAIQLKVKEEAETSSGDEGGGFLRALELDGCNDMFFQGLEDFLFSSCDMEGFNF, encoded by the coding sequence ATGAAGCACCCCGCGAAGCTCCCGTCCCGTGGCGCAGCGTCGTCTTCGGCCGCGACGTCCGCGCACAGGCTCTCCCACTCCATCGCCAAGGCGCCGCCGCGGAAGATCAGGATCATCCACGTCCTGGCGCCGGAGATCATCAAGACGGAGGCCCGGCACTTCCGCGAGCTCGTCCAGCGGCTCACCGGGAAGCCCTCCCCGAACGGCTCCGGCTCGGCGGCGTCCACCGAGGACgcgtcgtcgtccccgccgcAACAGGACTCGTGCGACTCGGCGCGCGACGTCgagggccccggcgccggcgccgcggcggcgatccAGTTGAaggtgaaggaggaggccgagacgTCGTCGGGTGACGAAGGAGGAGGGTTCCTGCGCGCGCTCGAGTTGGACGGCTGCAACGACATGTTCTTCCAGGGGCTGGAGGATTTCCTCTTCAGCTCCTGCGACATGGAGGGTTTCAATTTCTGA
- the LOC101785208 gene encoding zinc finger CCCH domain-containing protein 31, giving the protein MEGAAAARKRSRPETANGVAAGGKRSKETESFQTGQSSKSKPCTKFFSTIGCPFGEGCHFLHFVPGGYPAVAKMLNLGSPAVSAPARASVDHAAVANSHPASTGKTRMCTKYNTVEGCKFGEKCHFAHGERELGRPAYMSHEGPPMGGRYGGRPEPPPPVAMGPPAGNFGASATAKISVDASLAGGIIGKGGVNTKQICRVAGVKLSIRDHESDPNLKNIELEGNFDQIKQASNMVSDLIASISASMPPKAPPAPAGGRGGAPGGRSNYKTKLCENFVKGTCTFGDRCHFAHGENEQRRGAA; this is encoded by the exons ATGGAGGGAGCCGCCGCGGCCCGGAAGAGATCCCGGCCGGAGACGGCCAACGGGGTCGCAGCCGGTGGGAAGCGCTCGAAAG AAACGGAGTCATTTCAAACTGGTCAATCAAGCAAATCGAAGCCTTGCACCAAGTTTTTCAG TACCATTGGGTGCCCTTTTGGTGAAGGATGTCATTTTCTCCACTTTGTCCCTGGTGGATACCCGGCAGTTGCAAAAATGCTCAACCTAGGCAGCCCTGCTGTATCTGCACCAGCAAGAGCTTCTGTGGATCATGCTGCTGTTGCTAACTCTCATCCAGCTTCAACGGGCAAGACACGCATGTGCACCAAGTACAACACCGTGGAGGGTTGCAAATTCGGTGAGAAGTGCCATTTTGCCCATGGCGAGAGAGAACTTGGTAGGCCAGCCTACATGTCGCATGAAGGCCCTCCGATGGGTGGTCGGTATGGAGGCCGACCTGAACCGCCTCCACCAGTTGCCATGGGCCCTCCAGCAGGGAACTTTGGCGCCTCGGCTACTGCCAAGATCAGTGTTGATGCCTCCCTTGCTGGCGGCATAATTGGTAAGGGTGGGGTCAACACAAAGCAGATATGCCGAGTTGCCGGTGTCAAGCTCTCAATCCGCGACCATGAGTCAGATCCAAACCTGAAGAATATCGAGCTGGAGGGCAATTTCGACCAGATCAAGCAAGCCAGCAACATGGTGAGCGACCTCATTGCCTCCATCAGCGCCAGCATGCCCCCCAAAGCCCCACCTGCGCCAGCAGGAGGCCGAGGGGGTGCCCCGGGGGGCAGGAGCAACTACAAGACGAAGCTATGCGAGAACTTCGTGAAGGGTACCTGCACATTCGGCGATCGGTGCCACTTCGCCCATGGTGAGAACGAGCAGCGGAGAGGTGCCGCTTGA
- the LOC111256852 gene encoding uncharacterized protein LOC111256852, whose amino-acid sequence MAATASGDVAAAVTTDSLDLNFNIDDFDVRDLDFFDFGDLAADEFCDAYSAFVANADAKRVSGGGGGTGTGGGWLAGLSLSGGDGGDGGDGSPEGSPDSVVTDDGPLVGEEAMSAVVAELERYLMEDGDVEEVFCADGDRVLEHICVDDFFGDMLGSDFNGIVTAVSGALHNGGEDNDDGDVLAALEHEPASRKRARHKIRGTTMTPWWGEPEVTRRHLARFQVPAPWPPAAAVLLCCM is encoded by the exons ATGGCAGCCACGGCCTCgggcgacgtcgccgccgccgtgacgaCCGACTCCCTCGACCTCAACTTCAACATCGACGACTTCGACGTCCGAGACCTCGATTTTTTCGACTTCGGCGACCTTGCCGCCGATGAGTTCTGCGACGCTtactccgcctttgttgccaaCGCAGATGCCAAGCgcgtcagcggcggcggcggtggcacgggCACTGGCGGTGGGTGGCTCGCGGGGCTGTCCCtgtccggcggcgacggcggcgacggcggcgatgggaGCCCGGAGGGGTCGCCGGACTCCGTCGTGACGGATGACGGCCCCCTGGTGGGAGAGGAGGCAATGTCGGCGGTCGTGGCCGAGCTGGAGCGGTACCTGATGGAGGACGGCGACGTCGAGGAGGTGTTCTGCGCCGACGGTGACCGGGTGTTGGAACACATCTGCGTCGACGACTTCTTCGGTGATATGCTGGGCAGCGACTTCAATGGCATCGTCACGGCGGTGTCCGGTGCTCTCCACAACGGCGGGGAGGATAATGATGACGGCGACGTTCTTGCTGCGCTAGAGCACGAACCGGCCTCGAGGAAGCGCGCAAG GCACAAGATCAGGGGCACAACCATGACGCCATGGTGGGGAGAGCCTGAGGTGACGAGGAGGCATCTCGCTCGGTTCCAAGTGCCGGCGCCTTGGCCACCAGCTGCGGCTGTCCTCCTGTGTTGCATGTAG
- the LOC101785615 gene encoding probable plastid-lipid-associated protein 13, chloroplastic, with protein MAAAVALAPASPALLPSFRGCRDGRVRLSPRRPRYSSGRCRAMAQTFQGGPAASYAREMERLSAKESLLLAFKDAGGFEALVSGKTTEMQRIDVNERIVGLERLNPTLRPTTSPFLEGRWNFEWFGDSSPGAFAARLLFERSPTTVAHFTGLDVLIKDGYSKLSSNLKFLNTIQSKFLLTTQLSVEGPIRMKEESVEGLIEIPKISEETLPEQLKGLLGQTAGALQQLPSPIRDAVAEGLKLPLSGTFQRLFMISYLDEEILIIRDAAGAPDVLTRLEGPQPNPIDGTADAVISEYES; from the exons ATGGCGGCCGCCGTGGCGCTGGCCCCGGCCTCTCCCGctctcctcccctccttccGCGGCTGCCGCGATGGCCGGGTGCGCCtctcgccccgccgcccccgctacTCCTCGGGGCGCTGCAGGGCCATGGCGCAGACCTTCCAGGGAGGCCCCGCCGCCAGCTATGCCCGCGAGATGGAGCGCCTCTCCGCCAAGGAGTCCCTCCTCCTAGCC TTTAAAGATGCTGGTGGATTCGAGGCCTTGGTTAGTGGTAAGACCACGGAGATGCAGAGAATCGATGTCAATGAGCGAATCGTTGGACTTGAACGGCTGAACCCCACACTGCGCCCCACAAC ATCGCCCTTCTTGGAAGGTCGATGGAACTTTGAGTGGTTTGGTGATAGCAGTCCTGGAGCATTTGCGGCCCGGCTTTTGTTTGA GAGATCACCTACAACTGTTGCACACTTTACGGGACTTGATGTGTTGATCAAGGATGGATACTCCAAGCTCTCATCTAACCTCAAGTTCTTAAATACG ATACAAAGCAAATTCCTACTGACTACTCAATTGTCCGTCGAGGGTCCCATCAGAATGAAAGAAGAATCCGTCGAGGGCCTTATAGAGATTCCCAAAATTAGTGAAGAAACATTGCCTGAACAATTAAAGGGCTTGCTTGGGCAAACTGCAGGAGCTCTACAACAACTTCCTAGCCCTATAAGAGATGCTGTTGCAGAGGGGCTTAAATTGCCGCTTA GTGGAACATTCCAACGCTTATTCATGATCTCTTACCTGGATGAAGAAATACTG ATTATCAGAGATGCTGCTGGAGCACCTGATGTCTTAACCAGATTGGAGGGGCCACAACCAAATCCAATTGATGGCACAGCAGATGCAGTGATATCAGAATATGAAAGCTAA